A genomic stretch from Desulfohalobium retbaense DSM 5692 includes:
- a CDS encoding C-GCAxxG-C-C family protein produces MSENSALLTPIRQRAENLYATKQLLCTEAVLVALNEGFEGGLSREQAVGLTAGMTIGLGGSGCLCGAVSGGVLGIGLILGGDAPHKHRAEIRRVVNAFHDQFKTAHRSTCCRVLTKSVKEDNKAHFLQCQDLTGEATEMAGQLILAHRPALAATALPDPIQKRDSALTGRLKWLARCIFG; encoded by the coding sequence ATGTCCGAAAACTCTGCTCTCCTGACACCGATCCGGCAGCGAGCTGAAAACCTCTACGCCACCAAACAGCTTTTATGCACCGAAGCAGTGCTGGTTGCACTGAACGAGGGATTTGAAGGGGGTTTGAGCCGCGAGCAGGCAGTCGGCCTGACCGCGGGCATGACTATCGGTCTTGGAGGCAGCGGCTGTCTCTGCGGCGCAGTGAGCGGGGGAGTTCTCGGCATCGGACTGATCCTCGGAGGCGATGCGCCTCACAAACACCGGGCGGAAATCCGACGGGTCGTCAATGCCTTCCACGATCAATTCAAAACCGCCCATCGCAGCACCTGCTGCCGGGTCCTGACCAAATCGGTCAAGGAGGATAACAAAGCCCATTTCCTGCAATGCCAAGATCTTACCGGAGAAGCCACGGAAATGGCGGGCCAATTGATCCTTGCTCACCGCCCGGCCCTGGCCGCCACGGCTCTGCCTGATCCCATCCAAAAGCGGGATTCGGCCCTGACGGGACGCCTCAAATGGCTGGCCCGGTGCATCTTCGGCTAA
- a CDS encoding rhodanese-like domain-containing protein, whose translation MPNLKTLMVLLLTGCVLLAFANPATALFGSKFEEELETEKAAVKLVRDTKRGGYELVDTATLKQWIDNGKEMLIIDTMPFEASYAKQHVPGAEQFLFPKGDMPQWDSEQTAGKTKQDFQQLLGPDKDKLIVVYCGFVKCARSHSGANWAVKLGYTNVYRYPGGIFAWKGADFPIGSVE comes from the coding sequence ATGCCCAACCTGAAAACCCTGATGGTCCTCTTGCTCACCGGTTGTGTTCTTTTGGCCTTTGCCAACCCCGCTACTGCTCTGTTCGGAAGTAAATTCGAGGAAGAACTTGAGACCGAGAAGGCAGCCGTCAAACTGGTCCGCGACACCAAACGGGGTGGCTACGAACTCGTGGACACCGCGACGCTCAAGCAATGGATTGACAATGGCAAGGAGATGCTCATTATCGACACCATGCCCTTTGAGGCAAGCTACGCCAAACAGCACGTTCCCGGGGCCGAACAATTTCTTTTCCCCAAAGGGGATATGCCCCAGTGGGATAGCGAGCAAACCGCGGGCAAAACCAAGCAAGACTTCCAACAACTCCTTGGCCCGGATAAAGACAAATTGATCGTCGTCTACTGCGGTTTCGTTAAATGCGCCCGAAGCCACAGCGGTGCCAATTGGGCAGTCAAATTGGGCTACACCAATGTTTACCGCTACCCCGGGGGCATTTTTGCCTGGAAAGGCGCGGACTTCCCCATCGGGTCTGTGGAATAG
- a CDS encoding MauE/DoxX family redox-associated membrane protein, with translation MVPLPRFLATSAWAYRIVRLAFAVMFIIAGGLKLADPAVFATTIDAFGLIPSFLLPVVAIGLPLLEILAGIGLLFDFRGSLTTLTLLTVVFILVLAYGIHLGLDIDCGCYGPGDPEAEAFGHLRSSLYRDLGMLVMAGYLYIWRQLNGMQAISSRVPFGHRLISLRDSGSSSL, from the coding sequence ATGGTCCCGCTCCCACGTTTTCTGGCCACATCGGCCTGGGCGTATAGAATCGTCCGGCTGGCTTTCGCGGTGATGTTTATCATAGCCGGGGGACTCAAGCTCGCCGATCCCGCCGTTTTTGCGACCACCATCGATGCTTTTGGACTGATCCCATCTTTCCTGCTTCCTGTGGTGGCCATCGGTTTGCCCCTTCTCGAAATCCTCGCCGGTATCGGTCTGCTTTTCGATTTCCGGGGCAGTCTGACCACCCTGACTCTGCTCACAGTCGTTTTCATTCTGGTTTTGGCCTACGGCATCCATCTTGGTCTGGATATCGATTGCGGTTGCTACGGACCGGGCGATCCCGAGGCAGAGGCCTTCGGCCATTTGCGCTCGTCTCTGTATCGCGACCTGGGCATGCTGGTCATGGCTGGCTATCTCTACATCTGGCGCCAGCTCAACGGTATGCAGGCTATTTCCAGTCGCGTGCCGTTTGGGCACAGATTGATTTCCCTGCGTGATTCCGGTTCATCCTCACTCTGA
- a CDS encoding LysE family translocator, with protein sequence MFLEIFGLGLLVGMAPGPDFFLVLKNALQGGRAKGRATALGIGCGLLVHVAYSVFGLALLLQRSPALFQTVQTAGGAYLLWLAFQTLRSSVAPETKAPAGLRRQQPRESGAASTVRAGFWEGFLCNLLNPKAALFFISVFSNYITAGASFGVHWIYGLEIVLAVTLWFLFLARVAASDRFRGFYLFAHLWVDRAFGVLLAYLGLGLLWP encoded by the coding sequence GTGTTCCTAGAAATCTTCGGTCTCGGACTTCTTGTGGGTATGGCCCCAGGACCCGATTTTTTCCTGGTGCTCAAAAATGCCCTGCAGGGCGGACGGGCCAAAGGACGTGCCACAGCCCTGGGTATCGGCTGCGGACTGCTTGTCCACGTGGCCTATTCTGTCTTTGGACTGGCATTGCTGTTACAACGCTCTCCAGCCCTTTTTCAGACTGTTCAGACGGCCGGCGGCGCCTACCTGTTGTGGTTGGCCTTTCAGACACTGCGCAGTTCTGTTGCTCCGGAAACGAAGGCCCCAGCGGGGCTGCGCCGGCAGCAGCCCCGCGAAAGCGGAGCCGCCTCCACGGTCCGCGCCGGATTTTGGGAGGGCTTTTTGTGCAATCTGCTCAACCCGAAGGCAGCCCTGTTTTTTATCAGTGTCTTCTCCAACTATATCACTGCCGGGGCCTCGTTTGGGGTCCATTGGATCTACGGACTGGAAATTGTCCTCGCCGTAACCCTGTGGTTCCTCTTTCTCGCCCGCGTTGCGGCCTCAGACCGGTTTCGCGGCTTCTACCTCTTTGCTCATCTCTGGGTCGATCGCGCCTTCGGGGTTCTCCTGGCGTATCTTGGCCTCGGCCTGCTCTGGCCCTAA
- a CDS encoding polyphenol oxidase family protein has translation MHIDPVVSHPAQPGIIPFAFPSLPMVRAAFTTRIGGSSEGPFSQGNISFDVADTRERVQANRLALRARCGFDELTEAKQVHGTALLSVDGPLAPDVEADGLITTAPGRALCIKTADCQPVLLAHTSGQAVAALHVGWRGNRANFPATGLARFCATYDLAPEEVLAVRGPSLGPGCSEFVHFDREWGPEFASYYDSGRKTVDLWRMTEDQLCSAGLRREHIFRLDLCTFSLPSFFFSYRRERTCGRQAGLIWIHKGAPCS, from the coding sequence ATGCACATCGACCCTGTAGTGAGCCATCCCGCCCAGCCGGGAATCATCCCGTTTGCCTTTCCCAGTCTGCCCATGGTGCGAGCGGCCTTTACCACCCGGATAGGCGGCTCCAGCGAAGGGCCCTTTTCCCAGGGCAATATCTCGTTCGACGTCGCGGACACCCGGGAGCGGGTCCAGGCAAACCGGCTGGCGCTCCGAGCTCGATGCGGCTTCGACGAGTTGACCGAGGCCAAGCAGGTCCACGGGACTGCGCTTCTGAGCGTTGACGGCCCCCTTGCTCCGGACGTGGAGGCCGACGGGCTGATAACGACCGCTCCCGGCAGGGCGCTGTGCATCAAGACCGCGGATTGCCAGCCCGTCCTGCTGGCCCATACTTCTGGGCAGGCGGTGGCGGCGCTGCATGTCGGCTGGCGCGGCAACAGAGCGAATTTTCCGGCCACGGGCCTCGCCAGGTTTTGTGCCACCTACGATCTCGCTCCGGAAGAGGTCCTGGCCGTACGTGGTCCCAGTCTAGGCCCTGGATGCAGTGAATTCGTCCATTTTGATCGCGAATGGGGCCCTGAATTTGCGTCCTATTACGACTCCGGGCGAAAAACCGTGGATTTGTGGCGTATGACAGAGGACCAATTGTGCTCCGCCGGTTTGCGCCGCGAGCACATTTTCCGGCTCGACCTGTGCACCTTCAGCCTGCCGTCCTTCTTTTTTTCCTACCGCCGCGAGCGCACCTGTGGACGCCAAGCAGGTCTGATCTGGATCCACAAGGGCGCCCCGTGTTCCTAG
- a CDS encoding 5-formyltetrahydrofolate cyclo-ligase: MPSTPLQQDDKSRLRRALMRQRRDLAPDEVVSASRCIQDHVFALPQWQRSETFLLYAPIHNEVDTWPLIEAAWKSERSVLLPRCRQCERGEMDLACVRTVDELQPGFQNIPEPKEHLCRPPGLFPIDVAFVPCVGVDRSGVRLGYGGGYYDRFLSRARRTGMLIVALAYAFQVVPALPSEPWDIPVDCIVTEAGSFWTPQH; this comes from the coding sequence ATGCCATCCACTCCGCTTCAGCAAGACGACAAATCACGGTTGCGCCGAGCCCTTATGCGCCAACGCCGAGACCTCGCACCAGATGAGGTCGTGAGCGCGAGCCGGTGCATCCAGGACCACGTCTTCGCCCTGCCCCAGTGGCAGAGGAGCGAAACGTTTTTGCTGTATGCCCCTATTCATAACGAAGTCGACACCTGGCCCTTGATTGAAGCCGCATGGAAATCGGAGCGATCCGTTCTCCTGCCGCGTTGCAGGCAATGCGAACGCGGCGAAATGGACCTGGCCTGTGTCCGCACAGTCGACGAACTGCAGCCCGGCTTTCAGAACATTCCCGAGCCCAAGGAACATCTCTGCCGCCCTCCGGGACTGTTCCCCATAGACGTGGCCTTTGTTCCCTGTGTCGGTGTCGATCGTTCAGGGGTCCGCTTGGGCTACGGAGGCGGGTATTATGACCGCTTTTTGAGCCGTGCCCGTCGAACAGGCATGCTCATTGTGGCCCTCGCCTATGCCTTCCAGGTGGTGCCCGCCCTGCCCAGCGAGCCGTGGGATATCCCCGTGGACTGCATTGTGACCGAAGCCGGGAGTTTCTGGACCCCACAGCACTGA
- a CDS encoding metallophosphoesterase: protein MQTSLPFWIVVGDIHEQTANIHRIPHIGEAAGLIVSGDITNAGRVAKATEVLEELHRVNPNLYAQIGNMDFPEVTGFLEQRGWNIHARGVELDEDVGLMGVGYSNATPFGTPAEVGEHELHMWLDVAYADIKDLAHHIVVCHTPPYGTRSDALADGTHVGSHSVRRFLEAAQPDVCVTGHIHEAVSQDYLGRTLILNPGMLAAGGYVLLQRTAEGIHAELRSVREE, encoded by the coding sequence ATGCAGACATCGTTGCCGTTTTGGATTGTCGTGGGGGATATCCACGAGCAGACCGCCAATATCCACAGGATTCCTCACATAGGTGAGGCTGCCGGGCTTATCGTCAGCGGGGATATTACCAATGCCGGACGGGTGGCCAAGGCCACGGAAGTCCTCGAGGAACTCCACCGGGTCAATCCCAACCTGTACGCCCAGATCGGGAATATGGATTTTCCCGAGGTGACGGGTTTTTTGGAGCAGCGGGGATGGAATATCCACGCCAGGGGGGTGGAGCTCGATGAGGATGTCGGTCTCATGGGGGTTGGCTATTCCAATGCGACCCCGTTCGGGACCCCCGCTGAAGTCGGGGAACACGAACTTCATATGTGGCTGGATGTGGCCTACGCAGATATCAAGGATCTCGCGCACCATATAGTGGTCTGCCATACTCCGCCCTACGGCACCCGTTCAGATGCCCTGGCAGACGGGACCCATGTAGGGAGCCATTCGGTCCGCCGTTTTCTGGAGGCGGCCCAGCCGGATGTCTGTGTCACCGGCCATATCCACGAGGCGGTCTCACAGGATTATCTGGGTCGGACTTTGATTCTCAATCCCGGTATGCTTGCTGCGGGCGGATATGTCCTGCTGCAGCGGACGGCTGAGGGGATCCACGCGGAACTGCGTTCGGTGAGGGAGGAGTGA
- a CDS encoding exodeoxyribonuclease III: MRLYSWNVNGFRAVVQKGFWDWFAQCDGDVICLQETKATLDQVPEKHQHVNTHQIIWNGATVKKGYSGVACFARTPPVHWSRGLPDMQYQGEGRTLLLEYRDFYLLNIYFPNGQMSQERLDYKMGFYDAFFDYAEHLRQTKPVIVCGDLNTAHTEIDLKNPKANADRSGFLPEERAWIDTFISHGYHDTFRMFTSEGGHYSWWTYRFNARARNAGWRIDYFFVSDELTGRVRNAWIEDTVYGSDHCPIGLEIDAQ, from the coding sequence ATGCGGCTGTATTCATGGAATGTGAACGGGTTTCGGGCCGTGGTCCAGAAAGGGTTCTGGGATTGGTTTGCACAGTGTGATGGCGATGTGATTTGCCTGCAGGAAACCAAGGCCACTTTGGATCAGGTTCCGGAGAAGCACCAGCACGTCAACACCCATCAAATCATATGGAACGGAGCAACCGTTAAAAAAGGCTATTCAGGTGTGGCCTGCTTTGCCCGCACGCCCCCAGTACACTGGTCCCGGGGACTGCCCGACATGCAGTATCAGGGAGAGGGGCGGACCCTGCTTTTGGAGTACCGTGATTTTTATCTCTTGAACATCTATTTTCCCAACGGCCAGATGAGTCAGGAACGGTTGGACTATAAAATGGGATTCTACGACGCCTTTTTTGACTATGCCGAACACCTCCGCCAGACCAAGCCGGTTATTGTCTGTGGTGATTTAAACACCGCGCATACGGAAATCGACCTCAAAAACCCGAAAGCCAATGCGGATCGCTCGGGCTTTCTCCCTGAAGAGCGGGCCTGGATCGATACATTTATCAGTCATGGATACCACGACACCTTCCGCATGTTCACCTCGGAAGGGGGGCATTATTCGTGGTGGACCTACCGCTTCAACGCCCGGGCCCGGAATGCCGGGTGGCGTATCGATTATTTCTTTGTCAGCGACGAACTTACAGGCCGTGTCCGGAATGCCTGGATCGAAGACACCGTATACGGGTCCGATCATTGCCCGATAGGTCTTGAAATAGATGCCCAGTAG
- a CDS encoding fumarate reductase respiratory complex, with amino-acid sequence MASLSKLPLSSGPRSAAVTWDLLSSLTGGALAVYIVAHMALVGSVLLGVGVYDTMAEALESSGVAQIDGPLVFAVFLVHFLAAGRKVPLRWTEHTLVWRQTRMLRHSETWLWLGQALTGMVLLLLGGIHMWSVLTDLPITAAKSSERIAHPAWFVFYVLLICAVTGHAFVGLYRSGIKWGAVVRRKRATARRFFLAGAGVLGLLGLITLVRFLYV; translated from the coding sequence ATGGCCTCTCTCTCCAAACTTCCCCTGTCTTCCGGGCCCCGCTCGGCGGCTGTCACGTGGGATCTGCTCAGTTCTCTCACCGGGGGAGCTCTGGCCGTGTACATCGTGGCCCATATGGCCCTGGTGGGGAGTGTCCTTCTTGGCGTTGGCGTGTACGACACCATGGCTGAGGCCCTTGAGTCTTCCGGGGTGGCGCAAATCGACGGTCCTCTTGTCTTCGCGGTCTTTCTTGTGCATTTCCTGGCCGCCGGCCGGAAAGTCCCTTTGCGCTGGACGGAACATACGCTCGTGTGGCGGCAAACCCGGATGCTGCGCCATAGCGAGACTTGGCTCTGGCTGGGCCAAGCCCTGACCGGGATGGTCCTTCTCTTGCTCGGGGGTATCCATATGTGGTCGGTATTGACTGATCTGCCCATTACCGCCGCCAAGAGCAGTGAACGGATCGCCCATCCGGCCTGGTTTGTGTTCTATGTCCTTTTGATTTGTGCCGTCACCGGCCATGCCTTTGTCGGCCTGTACCGTTCAGGAATCAAATGGGGCGCTGTCGTTCGCCGCAAACGTGCCACCGCCCGCCGTTTTTTCCTGGCCGGCGCTGGCGTACTGGGATTGCTGGGCCTGATAACCCTGGTCCGTTTTCTTTATGTCTAG
- a CDS encoding fumarate reductase flavoprotein subunit, with protein sequence METIYTDLLSIGAGLAGERVAIEAAQAGFTTICLSLVPPRRSHSSAAQGGMQAALGNCAMGEGDCPDIHFTDTVKGSDWGCDQEVARMFVEHAPVVMRELAHWGVPWNRVVPGPSTYFKGGEQFEKVEPEARQGLITARSFGGTAKWRTCYTSDGTGHAVLYTMDNRAVQLGVEVHDRTEALALIHDGERCMGAVVRCLRTGTLRIYLARATLVASGGYGRIYKHSTNAVICEGGGQALTLDTGVVPLGNMEAIQFHPTGTVPTDILVTEGCRGDGGTLLDVNGHRFMPDYEPEKAELASRDVVSRRMIEHIRRGYGVPSSYGDHLWLDIRHLGETHITTKLREVYDICRHFLGVNPVHACIPVRPTQHYSMGGIRTDKTGHAYGLKGLFAAGEAACWDLHGFNRLGGNSLAETVVAGSLIGSEITRFLQGDRGHLVPQLGQECAKQVQQRIRTVQTRTNGENVFQLRNAMQNVLMEKVGIFREEPELQAALDRLLELSERAAQIGLRNHGAGACPELALALRFPGMLRLAVCTTYGALQRKESRGAHAREDYPARNDREWWNRTLATWTEEHELPSLEYEPATSAVEIPPGDRGYGGGEIISGDDVCTPRDPV encoded by the coding sequence ATGGAAACCATTTATACCGATCTGTTGAGCATCGGCGCCGGTCTGGCCGGGGAGCGGGTGGCCATTGAGGCTGCGCAGGCCGGGTTCACCACTATCTGTCTGAGCCTTGTTCCCCCTCGCCGTTCTCATTCCTCGGCCGCGCAGGGAGGGATGCAGGCGGCCCTGGGCAATTGCGCCATGGGCGAGGGGGACTGCCCGGATATCCATTTCACGGACACGGTCAAGGGTTCGGATTGGGGATGCGACCAGGAGGTCGCCCGGATGTTTGTCGAACACGCTCCAGTGGTCATGCGCGAACTGGCCCATTGGGGAGTGCCATGGAATCGGGTTGTGCCTGGTCCCTCGACCTATTTCAAAGGCGGCGAACAATTCGAGAAAGTCGAACCAGAGGCAAGACAAGGACTGATCACCGCCCGCAGTTTCGGAGGCACCGCGAAATGGCGGACCTGTTATACCAGCGATGGGACCGGTCACGCCGTCTTGTACACCATGGACAACCGGGCGGTGCAACTCGGAGTCGAGGTCCACGACCGCACTGAGGCCCTGGCGCTCATCCATGATGGCGAACGGTGTATGGGAGCGGTCGTGCGCTGTCTGCGTACCGGGACACTACGGATCTATTTGGCTCGGGCCACTCTTGTCGCCTCCGGGGGCTACGGCCGGATCTACAAACATTCCACCAACGCTGTTATTTGCGAGGGCGGCGGGCAGGCGCTCACCCTGGACACGGGAGTGGTTCCCCTGGGAAATATGGAAGCCATCCAGTTCCACCCCACAGGCACCGTGCCCACTGATATTCTGGTCACCGAAGGGTGTCGTGGTGACGGGGGAACCCTGCTGGATGTCAACGGCCACCGCTTCATGCCCGACTATGAACCGGAGAAGGCTGAGCTCGCCTCACGCGATGTTGTTTCCCGGCGCATGATCGAGCACATCCGTCGAGGGTATGGCGTACCATCGAGTTACGGAGACCATCTCTGGTTGGATATCCGTCACCTCGGTGAGACCCATATCACCACCAAACTCCGGGAAGTCTACGATATCTGCCGCCATTTTTTGGGAGTGAACCCGGTTCACGCCTGTATTCCGGTTCGGCCGACCCAGCATTACAGCATGGGGGGCATACGGACGGACAAGACGGGCCACGCCTATGGACTGAAAGGGCTATTTGCTGCCGGAGAAGCCGCCTGCTGGGATTTGCATGGCTTTAACCGTCTCGGCGGCAATTCTCTGGCAGAAACCGTTGTGGCCGGAAGTCTTATAGGCAGCGAAATCACCCGGTTTCTCCAGGGAGACCGGGGGCATCTCGTCCCACAGCTCGGCCAGGAGTGTGCGAAACAGGTCCAGCAGCGTATTCGCACTGTGCAAACACGGACCAACGGCGAAAACGTGTTCCAATTGCGCAACGCCATGCAAAACGTGCTCATGGAAAAGGTGGGCATCTTTCGGGAGGAACCCGAATTGCAGGCCGCCCTGGACCGTCTTCTTGAACTCAGTGAGCGCGCCGCTCAGATCGGATTGCGCAACCATGGGGCGGGGGCTTGTCCGGAATTGGCTCTGGCCCTGAGGTTCCCCGGGATGCTCCGGCTGGCCGTGTGTACGACGTATGGCGCCTTGCAGCGCAAGGAAAGCCGCGGCGCCCATGCCAGAGAAGATTATCCGGCCCGCAATGACCGGGAGTGGTGGAATCGGACCCTGGCCACCTGGACTGAAGAGCACGAGCTGCCCTCACTGGAATACGAGCCCGCGACTTCAGCTGTGGAGATCCCCCCTGGTGATCGCGGTTATGGGGGCGGGGAGATCATTTCCGGCGATGATGTCTGTACACCCCGTGATCCGGTCTGA
- a CDS encoding fumarate reductase iron-sulfur subunit, which produces MARILQIDVFRHNPADPGSSPRMQTFYVDETESMTLFIALNRIREEHDPSLQFDFCCRAGVCGSCGMVINGRPGLACHTKTQDLPKQIVLLPLPVFQLIGDLSVDTGTWFRDMHERVESWIHTDSEFDPEALEEPMDNAVAETVFELDRCIECGCCIAACATARMRPDFLGAAGLNRIARFVMDPRDERTDDAFYELIGTDEGIFGCMGLLACDDVCPKGLSLQTQLAFVRRKMGWTGLKQLLPNWRRGKRRAHARDRG; this is translated from the coding sequence ATGGCCCGCATCCTTCAAATCGATGTCTTTCGGCATAACCCCGCCGATCCTGGGTCTTCGCCTCGGATGCAGACATTTTACGTTGACGAGACCGAGAGCATGACCCTGTTTATCGCTTTGAACCGTATCCGCGAGGAACACGATCCGTCGTTGCAATTCGATTTTTGCTGCCGCGCCGGTGTCTGCGGCTCCTGCGGCATGGTTATCAACGGCCGGCCGGGGCTGGCCTGCCACACCAAAACCCAGGATTTGCCCAAGCAGATTGTTCTGCTGCCACTCCCCGTCTTCCAACTCATCGGGGATTTGTCGGTGGACACCGGGACGTGGTTTCGCGACATGCACGAACGGGTAGAATCCTGGATCCATACTGACAGCGAGTTTGATCCGGAAGCGCTGGAAGAGCCTATGGATAATGCTGTTGCTGAGACCGTCTTTGAATTGGACCGCTGCATTGAATGCGGCTGCTGTATCGCTGCCTGCGCCACAGCGCGGATGCGGCCGGATTTTCTCGGCGCTGCCGGACTCAATCGCATCGCCCGCTTTGTCATGGACCCCCGGGACGAGCGAACAGATGACGCCTTTTATGAATTGATTGGCACCGATGAAGGAATCTTTGGATGTATGGGCCTGCTGGCCTGCGACGACGTCTGTCCCAAAGGGTTGTCGCTACAGACCCAATTGGCGTTTGTGCGCCGTAAGATGGGCTGGACGGGCTTGAAACAGCTCCTGCCGAATTGGAGAAGGGGCAAGCGGAGGGCGCATGCGCGAGATCGCGGCTGA
- a CDS encoding fumarate hydratase: protein MREIAAEEITTRVAEMVVRANRHLPPDVLEALEGGLALESSPSGREVLSQLRENARVAAETGLPLCQDTGAAVFFVSLGQECRVVEGSLPRAINDGVAQGYARGYLRTSMCHPLTRRNTGDNTPAIIHTEIVPGDGLHIAFMAKGGGSENMSRCTMLTPADGWEGIKSFVLDRVAEAGPNPCPPIIVGVGVGGTFDWAPVLAKKALLRPLDAPNPDPELAAREEELLEAVNGLGVGPMGLGGSITALGVRLAMAPCHIASLPLAVNIQCHSARHGEVSWS, encoded by the coding sequence ATGCGCGAGATCGCGGCTGAGGAAATCACGACCCGGGTGGCGGAAATGGTCGTTCGGGCCAATCGGCATCTGCCTCCGGACGTCCTGGAGGCTTTGGAAGGGGGATTGGCTTTGGAGAGCAGCCCGTCCGGGCGGGAAGTGTTGAGCCAATTGCGTGAAAACGCCCGAGTGGCTGCCGAAACCGGGCTTCCCCTGTGTCAGGATACTGGGGCGGCGGTCTTTTTTGTCTCCCTGGGCCAGGAGTGTCGGGTAGTCGAAGGCAGTTTGCCGCGAGCGATCAACGACGGGGTCGCCCAAGGGTACGCCCGGGGCTATTTGCGGACTTCCATGTGCCATCCGCTGACCCGGCGCAATACCGGCGACAACACGCCGGCCATTATCCATACAGAAATCGTTCCGGGCGATGGGTTGCATATCGCCTTTATGGCCAAGGGGGGCGGCAGTGAGAACATGTCCCGTTGTACCATGCTCACGCCTGCGGATGGCTGGGAAGGGATCAAATCGTTTGTGCTCGACAGGGTGGCTGAGGCCGGGCCGAATCCCTGCCCGCCTATCATTGTCGGTGTCGGCGTCGGCGGGACTTTTGACTGGGCGCCTGTGCTGGCCAAGAAGGCGTTATTGCGCCCTCTGGACGCCCCGAACCCTGATCCCGAGCTGGCCGCCAGGGAGGAAGAGCTCTTAGAAGCGGTGAACGGACTCGGGGTCGGTCCCATGGGGCTGGGGGGCAGCATTACCGCCTTGGGGGTCCGCTTGGCCATGGCTCCCTGCCATATCGCCAGTCTTCCCCTGGCAGTCAATATCCAATGCCATTCGGCGCGGCATGGGGAGGTTTCCTGGTCATGA
- a CDS encoding FumA C-terminus/TtdB family hydratase beta subunit: MSPIRLTTPLNKEAVRDLRVGDVVLLSGTLYTARDAAHKRLCQALSEGQPSPFPLEGSVIYYVGPTPAPPGFPIGAAGPTTSYRMDRYTPELIGRGVLATIGKGRRNEAVRQALQDCGAVYFGATGGAGALLAQRVRSARVIAYDDLGPEAVRELIVEDFPLVVVNDAHGGELYATPRRPAVTG, encoded by the coding sequence ATGAGTCCTATTCGATTGACGACGCCCTTGAACAAAGAGGCGGTTCGAGATCTCCGTGTCGGTGATGTGGTCCTGCTGTCCGGGACCCTCTACACCGCCAGGGATGCAGCGCATAAGCGGTTGTGTCAGGCGTTGTCCGAGGGCCAGCCTTCACCGTTCCCCTTGGAGGGCAGTGTCATCTATTATGTCGGACCAACTCCTGCGCCGCCGGGGTTTCCCATCGGCGCGGCCGGCCCGACAACCAGTTATCGTATGGACAGGTATACCCCGGAGTTGATCGGTCGCGGCGTGTTGGCAACGATTGGCAAGGGTCGCCGCAATGAGGCGGTGCGTCAGGCGCTTCAGGACTGCGGGGCCGTCTATTTCGGCGCCACCGGCGGGGCAGGGGCATTGCTGGCCCAGCGCGTGCGCTCGGCCCGGGTTATTGCCTATGACGATCTCGGACCCGAAGCGGTGCGTGAACTGATTGTCGAGGATTTTCCGCTGGTTGTCGTCAACGACGCCCACGGTGGTGAACTCTACGCGACGCCGCGCAGGCCAGCCGTAACGGGGTGA